A stretch of the Clostridium fungisolvens genome encodes the following:
- a CDS encoding O-antigen ligase family protein, which produces MIKDVIIFVLPFLIPYTVIGFEAGNILLPLVAILYIAIYVKKVTLNRNIIIALGILFLLAVISLVSNFNFLALGGVSLYLSPILYYVIYCSLKEDKRKDDIMKYTVYIMAIASFLSVVYKSMYLNQRVFGLFGYANTFALALLVLIHINNIRKEDFYKITIDIIFITSIFFTGSRNTFLWLVICSVVIAVSKRQIKPIINILMGLMVYILISTISIAGLLLAPILIYIYESIAKGTSKGYKKRKIIFALVIIITAFIVILVTGSSNSIERIRNISFINRSIQEILIIFGDTIKDIEKIPFGHGINTFSKLQYYFQSAYYSVKYVHNSILQIAFDIGIFAVIPFLYLIFYVVIKICKNFNDKNKAINVLNLSILLIIFFHSLLDFDFSFSSIFALYMLPFSVLLDSNKEFYLRKKSIVSAICGMFIFLSVILYNEGTLKLGKYMINSSNYETGRSIISTVLLRDSRYYQLMSDSYRDQYSEIHDPDMLKKMEDNLGAAIRYDGEDLNLKWNMAYVKGKQGKYEDAISIWNNIISVEKYNPKVYKTYYNYLTDLEENSSKSFTKQIERIKQKHDEAYLSLNPRSKYVRHQLKKSFNETLEMDIKD; this is translated from the coding sequence TTGATTAAAGACGTAATTATTTTTGTTTTACCATTTTTGATTCCCTACACTGTAATTGGATTTGAAGCTGGTAATATACTTTTACCTTTAGTGGCAATCTTATATATTGCGATATATGTAAAAAAAGTTACTTTAAACAGAAATATAATAATTGCATTAGGTATCCTATTTCTTTTGGCTGTAATCTCCTTAGTAAGTAATTTCAATTTTTTAGCTTTAGGAGGAGTAAGTCTATATTTATCTCCTATACTTTATTATGTGATCTATTGTTCTCTGAAGGAAGATAAGAGAAAAGATGACATAATGAAATATACAGTGTATATAATGGCTATAGCTTCTTTTTTGTCAGTTGTTTATAAAAGTATGTATCTAAATCAAAGAGTCTTTGGATTGTTTGGTTATGCTAATACTTTTGCATTAGCACTTTTGGTTCTTATACATATAAACAATATAAGAAAAGAAGATTTTTATAAGATAACCATAGATATTATATTTATAACTTCAATATTTTTTACTGGCTCAAGGAATACCTTTTTATGGTTAGTTATATGTAGCGTAGTTATTGCAGTAAGTAAAAGACAAATTAAGCCTATTATTAATATTTTAATGGGACTTATGGTATATATTTTGATATCAACAATTTCTATAGCAGGACTATTACTTGCACCGATACTTATATACATATATGAATCAATAGCTAAAGGAACTAGTAAAGGCTACAAAAAGAGAAAAATAATCTTTGCTTTAGTTATAATTATTACTGCATTTATAGTTATCTTAGTTACAGGTAGCAGTAATAGTATTGAAAGAATAAGAAATATATCTTTTATCAATAGATCAATTCAGGAAATACTAATAATCTTTGGGGATACTATTAAAGACATTGAAAAAATACCTTTTGGACATGGAATTAATACTTTTAGTAAACTGCAATATTATTTTCAGAGTGCCTATTATAGTGTAAAGTATGTGCATAATTCAATTTTGCAGATAGCTTTTGATATAGGAATTTTTGCAGTTATTCCGTTTTTATATTTGATATTCTATGTTGTAATTAAAATATGCAAGAATTTTAATGATAAAAACAAAGCTATAAATGTTTTAAACTTAAGCATTTTACTTATAATATTTTTTCACAGTTTATTAGATTTTGATTTTTCATTTTCAAGTATATTTGCACTTTATATGCTACCATTTTCAGTTTTACTAGATAGCAATAAAGAGTTTTATTTAAGAAAAAAAAGCATTGTTTCAGCAATCTGTGGAATGTTTATATTCTTATCAGTAATTCTCTATAATGAAGGCACATTAAAATTAGGAAAGTACATGATAAATAGTAGTAACTATGAAACTGGAAGAAGTATTATTTCAACTGTTCTACTTCGAGATAGCAGATATTATCAGCTAATGAGTGATAGCTATAGAGATCAGTATTCCGAAATTCATGATCCTGATATGCTAAAAAAAATGGAAGATAATTTAGGAGCAGCAATTAGATATGACGGGGAAGATCTAAATCTTAAATGGAATATGGCGTATGTAAAAGGTAAGCAGGGAAAGTATGAGGATGCTATTAGTATTTGGAATAATATAATCTCAGTAGAGAAATATAATCCAAAGGTTTATAAAACCTATTATAATTATCTAACTGATTTAGAGGAAAATAGCAGCAAGAGCTTTACTAAGCAGATTGAAAGAATTAAACAAAAGCATGATGAAGCATATTTAAGTCTAAATCCAAGAAGTAAATATGTAAGACATCAATTAAAGAAGAGTTTTAATGAGACTTTGGAGATGGATATAAAAGATTAA
- a CDS encoding sugar transferase: MSGLGEELFGAEIQDELAMEEEISIKQEVQDDFAINGDRRIVYRAVKRLLDLLGAFFGLIVASPVFLITSILIKLDSKGQVIFSQERVGLNGKTFKMYKFRSMVTNAEELKEKLHKQNEMSGPMFKIKEDPRVTKLGKFIRRTSIDELPQLINVLKGDMSLVGPRPSLPREVTMFEPWMLERLNVKPGLTCYWQVSGRNDIDFEDWMKLDVKYVRERNTFLDIKLIFKTIGVLFGDEHAR, from the coding sequence ATGTCTGGCCTTGGAGAAGAATTGTTTGGTGCAGAAATCCAAGATGAATTAGCTATGGAAGAAGAAATAAGTATAAAACAGGAAGTTCAAGATGATTTTGCTATCAATGGCGACAGGAGAATTGTCTATCGAGCAGTAAAAAGACTTCTAGATTTGCTAGGTGCTTTCTTCGGCTTGATAGTGGCATCACCTGTTTTTTTAATCACTTCTATCTTGATAAAGCTAGATTCAAAGGGGCAAGTAATCTTTTCACAAGAAAGAGTTGGCCTTAATGGTAAAACATTTAAGATGTATAAGTTTAGATCTATGGTTACCAACGCTGAGGAACTTAAAGAGAAGCTTCATAAGCAAAATGAGATGAGCGGGCCGATGTTTAAGATAAAGGAAGATCCTAGAGTAACTAAGCTAGGAAAATTTATAAGAAGAACAAGCATAGACGAGCTCCCGCAGCTTATAAATGTGCTTAAGGGTGACATGAGCCTAGTTGGCCCAAGACCAAGTTTACCGAGGGAAGTAACTATGTTTGAGCCTTGGATGCTTGAAAGGCTTAATGTGAAACCCGGTTTAACTTGCTACTGGCAGGTTTCAGGAAGAAATGATATAGACTTTGAGGATTGGATGAAGCTGGATGTTAAGTATGTTAGAGAAAGAAATACTTTCTTAGATATAAAACTTATTTTTAAAACTATAGGTGTATTGTTTGGGGATGAACATGCAAGGTAG
- a CDS encoding UDP-glucose dehydrogenase family protein, with the protein MKLVVAGTGYVGLVTGACLSEVGHKVVCVDIDSNKVEMMKKGISPIYEPGLDELLMSNYEKGRIDFTLDYVNAYKDADVVFIGVGTPEREDGSANLEYVYNVAKQIAENIEKDCLVVVKSTVPIGTNDKVEDYIKSNLKNKVSIEVASNPEFLSQGTAIKDTLHASRIVVGVESQRAESILREVYERFNQPIVVTNRRSAEMIKYASNDFLALKISFVNEIANLCEIVGANIEDVTKGMSYDERIGSKFLKAGIGYGGSCFPKDTKALHWLASDNGYELKTVKATIEVNENQKFKLIRKAIQKYGTLKGKKVAVLGLTFKPGTDDLREAPSIPNVRRLLEEGAEVIAYDPVGIKNFRRIYPSGVNYVENPEDALRDADLAFIFTEWEEIKKVNLLRYKELMNKAVLFDGRNCHDISEALTAGVEYYSIGKKEIV; encoded by the coding sequence ATGAAATTAGTAGTAGCAGGTACAGGGTATGTAGGACTAGTAACAGGAGCTTGCCTTTCAGAAGTTGGACACAAAGTAGTATGTGTTGATATTGATTCTAATAAGGTTGAGATGATGAAAAAAGGTATTTCACCTATCTATGAACCTGGTTTAGATGAACTTTTGATGAGTAATTATGAAAAAGGAAGAATTGATTTTACATTAGACTATGTTAATGCATATAAAGATGCAGATGTAGTGTTTATAGGAGTAGGTACCCCCGAAAGAGAGGATGGATCTGCCAACCTAGAATATGTGTATAATGTCGCAAAACAAATAGCAGAGAATATAGAGAAAGATTGCTTAGTAGTAGTTAAATCTACAGTTCCAATAGGTACTAATGACAAGGTAGAAGACTATATAAAATCTAATTTGAAAAATAAGGTTAGTATAGAAGTTGCTTCAAATCCAGAATTTTTATCTCAAGGGACAGCTATAAAAGACACTTTACATGCAAGTAGGATTGTTGTAGGAGTTGAGTCTCAGAGAGCGGAGTCAATCTTAAGAGAAGTTTATGAAAGATTTAACCAGCCAATTGTTGTCACTAATAGAAGAAGTGCGGAGATGATAAAGTATGCTTCAAATGATTTTTTAGCCTTAAAAATATCTTTTGTTAACGAAATAGCAAATCTATGTGAGATTGTAGGTGCAAATATTGAAGATGTCACTAAAGGGATGTCCTATGATGAAAGAATAGGAAGTAAGTTCTTAAAAGCAGGTATAGGATATGGGGGATCTTGTTTCCCGAAGGATACAAAAGCTCTTCACTGGCTAGCTTCAGATAATGGGTATGAGCTTAAAACCGTAAAGGCTACTATAGAAGTTAACGAAAATCAGAAGTTTAAATTAATTAGAAAGGCAATACAGAAGTATGGAACTCTTAAAGGCAAAAAGGTTGCAGTGCTGGGACTTACCTTTAAGCCAGGAACTGATGATTTAAGAGAAGCTCCATCCATTCCAAACGTAAGAAGACTTTTAGAGGAAGGTGCTGAAGTTATAGCTTACGATCCTGTTGGAATTAAGAATTTTAGAAGAATCTATCCCAGTGGAGTCAATTATGTTGAAAATCCTGAAGATGCATTAAGGGATGCTGATTTGGCTTTTATATTCACTGAGTGGGAAGAAATAAAGAAGGTTAACCTTTTAAGATATAAGGAATTGATGAATAAAGCAGTTCTTTTTGATGGAAGAAACTGTCATGATATTTCTGAGGCATTAACTGCTGGGGTTGAGTACTATTCAATTGGTAAAAAGGAGATAGTTTAG
- a CDS encoding mannose-1-phosphate guanylyltransferase, which yields MLCALIMAGGKGTRFWPLSTEEKPKQFLKLLGEETMIQMTVNRIKPLIPLERIFVCTGENYVNLVKSQLPELNERNIIVEPEGRNTAPCMALSAFVISKYYKESTMVVLPSDHLINNDEKFLEVIRDGGEFLNDYPESIITLGMTPDRVEPGYGYIECSNDFIQINNNKAIKVKRFVEKPDKEKAKEYLREGTYLWNGGMFLWKNGFILKLLEENLKTTYEVLKPVENIEEDKLYEYVKENYKLTESISIDYGIMEKSTSIHVIPCDFGWDDIGSWASLERYRSKDNNFNICDNNIKIIDSNNNIGISHKKPIVFYGLEAVFYVETDEVIIITKKEKMNEIKEIKCIMGD from the coding sequence ATGCTGTGTGCATTGATAATGGCTGGAGGTAAGGGAACTAGATTCTGGCCTCTTTCAACAGAAGAAAAACCTAAACAATTCTTAAAGCTTTTAGGCGAAGAAACTATGATTCAGATGACTGTTAATAGAATAAAGCCGCTCATACCTTTGGAAAGAATTTTTGTGTGTACTGGAGAGAACTATGTAAACTTGGTTAAAAGCCAGCTTCCTGAGCTAAATGAGAGAAATATAATAGTTGAACCAGAAGGACGAAATACAGCACCATGTATGGCACTTTCAGCTTTTGTTATAAGTAAATATTACAAAGAGTCTACTATGGTAGTTCTTCCTTCAGACCATCTTATTAATAATGATGAGAAGTTTTTAGAAGTTATAAGAGATGGAGGAGAGTTTTTAAATGACTATCCAGAGTCAATAATAACGCTAGGTATGACTCCAGATAGAGTTGAGCCTGGATATGGGTATATTGAATGCTCGAATGATTTTATTCAAATAAACAATAATAAAGCTATAAAAGTTAAGAGATTTGTTGAAAAGCCAGATAAAGAAAAAGCAAAGGAATATCTAAGAGAAGGCACTTATCTTTGGAATGGTGGAATGTTCTTATGGAAAAATGGTTTTATATTAAAATTACTTGAAGAAAATTTGAAGACAACATATGAGGTGTTAAAACCTGTTGAAAATATTGAAGAAGATAAACTATATGAATATGTGAAAGAAAACTACAAACTTACTGAGTCTATTTCTATAGATTATGGAATTATGGAGAAATCAACATCTATACATGTGATTCCTTGTGATTTTGGATGGGATGATATTGGAAGTTGGGCTTCTCTAGAGAGATATAGGAGTAAAGACAATAATTTCAATATATGTGATAATAATATAAAAATTATAGACTCAAATAATAATATAGGAATAAGTCATAAGAAGCCTATAGTTTTTTATGGTCTTGAAGCTGTTTTTTATGTTGAAACAGATGAGGTAATAATAATCACTAAAAAAGAAAAAATGAACGAAATAAAAGAAATAAAGTGTATAATGGGTGATTAG
- a CDS encoding WecB/TagA/CpsF family glycosyltransferase — protein sequence MRFLNTEIDNLSMEEALVRIDALIRNGRYNYVVTPNVDHIVKLEKDQELREVYNNADLILVDGMPLVWISKLNKEPIKEKISGSDFFPEVCKLSSNKGYKVFLLGAAEGVADRAAKNLQVKYPKLNIVGAYSPSFGFEKKEDEVKKIIKIINEVKPDILAVGVGAPKQEKFIYNYLSDLKVPVSLGIGATIDFEAGNIKRAPRWMQKSGLEWFYRLSKEPKRMFKRYLVDDMKIISIIIKYRKKW from the coding sequence ATGAGATTTCTAAATACAGAAATAGATAATTTATCTATGGAAGAAGCCTTGGTAAGAATAGATGCCCTTATAAGAAATGGTAGATATAATTATGTTGTAACACCAAATGTTGATCATATAGTAAAACTAGAAAAAGATCAGGAGCTCAGAGAAGTATATAATAATGCTGATTTAATCCTTGTAGATGGTATGCCTTTAGTCTGGATATCAAAATTAAATAAAGAACCAATCAAAGAAAAGATCTCTGGATCTGATTTTTTTCCTGAGGTTTGCAAGTTATCATCTAATAAAGGTTATAAGGTGTTCCTATTAGGAGCCGCAGAAGGCGTTGCAGATAGGGCGGCTAAGAATTTACAAGTTAAGTATCCTAAACTAAATATAGTTGGAGCATACTCTCCAAGTTTCGGATTCGAAAAAAAAGAAGATGAAGTAAAGAAAATCATAAAAATAATTAATGAAGTTAAGCCAGATATACTTGCTGTGGGAGTTGGTGCTCCAAAACAAGAAAAGTTTATTTATAATTACTTATCAGACTTAAAAGTGCCAGTCTCCTTGGGGATAGGAGCTACAATTGATTTTGAAGCGGGAAATATTAAGAGAGCTCCAAGATGGATGCAAAAATCAGGCCTTGAGTGGTTTTATAGGTTAAGTAAAGAACCAAAACGAATGTTTAAAAGATATTTAGTTGATGATATGAAGATTATATCAATTATTATTAAGTATAGAAAAAAGTGGTGA
- a CDS encoding glycosyltransferase family 4 protein encodes MSEDIKDKNILYLAKTMDYGGTEKVILQLCENLKNDFNKIIVCSKGGIHMSKLAELGITHYEIGDYDDKSFANIFKTIVRLINIVRSENISIIHSHHRMATFYAKIISNFTRCKVVCTAHNTFNDRKIFTKFSLSNIDIVAVGENVKKNLTDYFELKPEKIEVIYNGISLENALSFEEVKEISEFKKKDFFVVGNIGRLSEQKGFKYFNEAISELIKQNKNIRFIIVGDGELKDELVDQCKFLNIEKYVKFLGFRRDISNIISQLDLVVLSSLWEGLPLTPIEAFSQRKTVIGTNVDGTPEIIKDGYNGLLVEARNSKQLSEAILKLYKNKEDINKYEKNAFDTYRNLFDLQTFTHNYRKFYLRVVNET; translated from the coding sequence ATGAGTGAAGATATTAAGGATAAAAATATACTATATTTAGCCAAAACTATGGACTATGGTGGAACAGAAAAGGTAATTCTACAACTTTGCGAGAATCTAAAAAATGATTTTAATAAAATAATAGTATGTTCTAAAGGCGGAATACATATGAGTAAGCTTGCTGAATTAGGTATTACTCATTATGAAATTGGAGATTATGATGATAAGAGCTTTGCAAATATATTTAAGACCATTGTAAGATTGATAAATATAGTAAGAAGTGAAAATATAAGTATTATTCATAGTCACCATAGAATGGCTACTTTTTATGCAAAAATTATTTCGAACTTTACAAGATGTAAAGTTGTTTGTACTGCTCATAATACATTCAATGATAGAAAGATATTTACTAAGTTTTCATTGTCTAATATTGATATAGTAGCAGTAGGAGAGAATGTAAAGAAAAATCTTACTGACTATTTTGAACTTAAACCTGAAAAAATAGAAGTTATATACAACGGAATTTCTTTAGAGAATGCTTTATCTTTTGAAGAAGTTAAAGAGATATCTGAATTTAAAAAGAAAGATTTCTTTGTCGTTGGTAACATTGGAAGACTTTCTGAGCAAAAGGGGTTTAAATATTTCAATGAGGCTATAAGTGAATTAATTAAACAAAATAAGAATATTAGGTTTATAATTGTTGGAGATGGCGAACTGAAAGATGAGTTAGTTGACCAATGTAAGTTCTTAAATATAGAGAAGTATGTAAAATTTCTTGGTTTCAGACGTGACATAAGCAATATAATAAGTCAATTAGATTTAGTAGTATTGAGTTCTTTATGGGAGGGGTTACCATTAACTCCGATAGAGGCTTTTTCACAAAGAAAAACAGTTATAGGAACTAATGTAGATGGGACTCCTGAAATAATAAAAGATGGATATAATGGGTTATTAGTTGAAGCTAGAAATTCTAAACAATTATCAGAGGCTATACTTAAATTATATAAAAATAAGGAGGATATTAATAAGTATGAAAAAAATGCCTTTGATACATATCGTAATTTATTTGATTTACAAACTTTTACGCATAATTACAGAAAATTTTACTTAAGAGTTGTAAATGAAACTTAA
- a CDS encoding glycosyltransferase: MKYNSLVSVIMSAYNENEEWVKKAIESILNQSYSNLEFFIILDNPDNISLDKLILKYVKRDERIIYIKNHKNEGLVNSLNKGIIQAKGDFIVRMDADDISFKDRVEKQVRFMHEHQEIALLCTKAIFINEAGVEIGESREYKDVDVLKNCLKYKNDVVHPTWIMRAKTLKSKEINGYRNIPYAEDYDLLCRLLLNDFRVYQLRESTLHYRIRSNGITQSKIYDQIKVASYISKMYKDKKENVKAVEEIQSILNEKESFIVRRLRRKKVSKLRIYIFKIFNKYGRKILLNTFVCRFKYNI, encoded by the coding sequence ATGAAATATAATTCGTTAGTATCTGTCATTATGAGTGCATATAATGAAAATGAAGAATGGGTAAAGAAGGCAATTGAATCCATACTTAATCAAAGTTATAGTAATTTAGAGTTTTTTATAATACTTGATAACCCTGATAACATTTCTTTGGACAAGTTAATATTAAAGTATGTAAAACGTGATGAAAGAATTATTTATATAAAAAATCATAAGAATGAAGGATTAGTTAATAGTTTAAACAAAGGTATAATACAAGCCAAAGGTGATTTCATTGTTAGAATGGATGCAGATGATATTTCATTTAAAGACAGAGTTGAAAAGCAAGTAAGGTTTATGCACGAGCATCAGGAAATAGCGTTACTCTGTACTAAAGCGATTTTTATTAATGAAGCTGGAGTAGAGATAGGAGAGTCAAGGGAGTACAAAGACGTGGATGTTTTGAAAAATTGTTTAAAATATAAAAATGATGTAGTACACCCTACATGGATAATGAGAGCTAAGACTTTGAAAAGTAAAGAAATAAATGGCTATAGAAATATTCCATATGCAGAAGATTATGATTTGCTTTGCAGATTATTATTAAATGATTTTAGAGTTTATCAGTTAAGAGAAAGTACATTACATTATAGAATTAGAAGTAATGGAATTACTCAATCAAAAATCTATGATCAGATAAAGGTTGCAAGTTATATTTCAAAAATGTATAAGGATAAAAAAGAAAATGTTAAGGCAGTTGAAGAAATACAATCAATACTGAATGAAAAAGAAAGTTTTATAGTAAGAAGACTAAGAAGAAAAAAGGTAAGCAAGCTTAGAATTTATATATTTAAAATATTTAATAAGTATGGAAGGAAAATATTGCTAAATACATTTGTTTGTAGATTTAAATATAATATTTAG
- a CDS encoding glycosyltransferase family 2 protein, protein MNPYVSVIIPTYNRINTISNTIDSVLAQTYRDYEIIIIDDNSNDNTKDIIDRYVQRYQFITYHKHTTNKGGSGARNTGAKLAKGTFLSFLDSDDQWIDTKLEKEVACLKNDSTIDMLYSNMYLVDVEKRTTTLYRQDEYEDKYYGMLCKNIIGSTSLITIKKKVFDSVGGFKEGLPSCQDWDFYLNVAREYKIIKIDEPLLKYYIHSNSISGNMDKAIAGHRLILEKVSNLISDNETYIKRKNNILSNQYLNIANIYMKFRKFNEAKVYYFRAFKYYPLNKSAFKNLISMLLGENLYYKLKYK, encoded by the coding sequence ATGAATCCGTACGTAAGTGTAATAATACCAACATATAATCGTATTAATACTATTTCAAATACTATTGATAGTGTTTTAGCACAAACATATAGGGATTATGAAATTATAATAATAGATGATAATTCTAATGATAATACAAAAGATATAATAGATCGATATGTACAACGTTATCAATTTATTACATATCATAAACATACTACTAATAAGGGGGGATCAGGTGCAAGAAATACTGGAGCTAAATTAGCAAAAGGAACTTTTTTATCATTCTTGGATAGCGACGATCAATGGATAGATACTAAGCTAGAAAAAGAGGTTGCTTGTTTAAAAAATGATTCTACTATAGATATGCTTTATTCTAATATGTATTTGGTTGATGTTGAAAAAAGGACAACTACATTATATAGACAAGATGAGTATGAAGATAAGTATTATGGTATGTTATGTAAAAATATAATAGGTAGTACTTCATTGATAACTATAAAGAAAAAAGTATTTGATTCTGTCGGAGGTTTTAAAGAAGGATTACCGAGTTGTCAGGATTGGGATTTTTATTTAAATGTTGCAAGAGAGTATAAGATAATTAAAATAGACGAGCCTCTTTTAAAATATTATATACACTCGAATAGCATCTCTGGAAATATGGATAAAGCTATAGCTGGACATAGATTAATTTTAGAGAAAGTATCAAATCTTATTTCGGATAATGAGACTTATATCAAAAGAAAAAATAATATATTATCTAACCAATATTTGAATATTGCTAATATATATATGAAATTCAGAAAATTTAATGAAGCTAAGGTATATTACTTTAGGGCTTTTAAATATTATCCATTAAATAAATCTGCATTTAAAAACTTAATTTCAATGTTATTAGGGGAAAATTTATATTATAAACTTAAATATAAGTAA
- a CDS encoding glycosyltransferase, whose translation MNILIIPSWYHTKNNMTLGSFFKEQAEALAELGHDVTVLYVDRFGVSYLKKYISYCERTEYTDNNVKVYRKKKLRKLKSGPIGDCYSFANGILELYEKYIKHTKQIDLIHAHSCLWAGYAAMNLKEKYGIPYVITEHFTGYSRNMMNDDEKALIRVQISKADKLIAVSEGLKKDLQPYCNKKEIEVIPNMVDVSRFKLGEVSESNKKFVFLSICYLMYKKGIDILINAFAKAFKGDNNFQLYIGGDGEEKEKLIQLTISLGIKEQVKFLGELDRESVVKEMQNCNAFVLPSRFETFGVVFIEALACGKPIIASKTGGPDNIVRDINGYLVDVGDIDDLFRTMIKLVNEYKKFESFTIRKDCIERFSKENVINRIDQMYKKIVL comes from the coding sequence ATGAATATACTTATTATTCCGTCGTGGTATCATACAAAAAATAATATGACATTAGGAAGTTTTTTTAAAGAGCAAGCAGAAGCTCTAGCAGAACTAGGCCATGATGTGACTGTTTTGTATGTGGATAGATTTGGAGTTAGTTATTTGAAAAAGTATATTAGTTATTGTGAAAGAACAGAGTATACAGACAATAATGTTAAAGTGTATAGAAAAAAGAAACTGAGAAAATTAAAAAGTGGTCCTATTGGTGATTGCTACTCTTTTGCTAATGGGATATTGGAACTGTATGAAAAGTATATAAAACATACTAAGCAAATTGACTTAATTCATGCCCATTCATGTTTATGGGCTGGTTATGCAGCAATGAATTTAAAAGAAAAATACGGTATACCATACGTTATAACTGAGCACTTCACTGGATACTCTAGAAATATGATGAATGATGATGAAAAAGCATTGATTAGAGTTCAGATTTCTAAAGCTGATAAATTAATCGCCGTTAGTGAAGGATTAAAGAAAGATTTACAACCTTACTGTAACAAGAAAGAGATTGAAGTTATTCCTAATATGGTAGATGTAAGTAGATTTAAACTTGGTGAAGTTAGTGAAAGTAATAAAAAATTTGTGTTTTTATCAATATGTTACTTAATGTACAAGAAGGGAATTGATATACTTATAAATGCATTCGCTAAGGCTTTTAAAGGAGACAATAATTTTCAACTATATATTGGTGGAGACGGAGAAGAAAAGGAAAAATTGATACAATTAACAATATCACTAGGTATTAAAGAACAGGTGAAGTTTTTAGGTGAATTAGATAGAGAATCAGTTGTTAAAGAAATGCAAAATTGTAATGCATTTGTATTGCCAAGCAGATTTGAAACTTTTGGAGTTGTATTTATAGAAGCTTTAGCATGCGGAAAGCCTATCATAGCAAGCAAAACAGGAGGTCCAGACAATATAGTTAGGGATATAAATGGATACTTAGTAGATGTAGGCGATATAGATGATTTGTTTAGAACAATGATTAAATTAGTTAATGAGTATAAAAAATTTGAATCTTTTACTATACGAAAGGACTGTATTGAGCGATTTTCGAAAGAAAATGTAATTAATAGAATTGATCAAATGTATAAAAAAATAGTTTTATAA